The following are encoded in a window of Cydia splendana chromosome 6, ilCydSple1.2, whole genome shotgun sequence genomic DNA:
- the LOC134791877 gene encoding uncharacterized protein LOC134791877 — MFVYFFLFLNFMSRESFSVTIFSKGTLPLDENSVALQFYFKIMNENQAPCWIGTRFKRCCSIEKDQDCNSMFLYGNQVQKIMPGGQEMLVFVYPSVFHHDKRGVCYIKVTCKCGYKTKSKILEIPFDTRITKLRRKSRELKKYIGQKVIRNCDSIDEDALDDCSPVDCGVKYMDEKPFYDENMNRCVRAATCIGDLKNDLPTLAYLPTVNLCRDLEHPVEIQDIYAIKNGLSIIVKEIPNVAKDLKAEIESNCSTVSQKLSLLEDILQGKMNPYPKGVKVDYSNTCKITILSILGYILGLCSLIVAFACCMYTLKWIHMKCQNGEFQDEWINMKQKIHKNCSGKKENKCGLGRSSWRAMPRSSSRNVRDGLLRDVINSSIPMELRNSVIDVCGRVRREVKWKKRYRVAQTGTPFECDGDGTISSASSADSLRANTSVSSEDEKLLE; from the coding sequence atgtttgtttatttcttccTTTTCCTTAATTTTATGTCCAGAGAATCATTTTCTGTAACTATATTTTCTAAAGGAACTCTTCCTCTAGACGAAAACTCTGTTGCCCTGCAATTTTACTTTAAAATCATGAACGAAAATCAAGCTCCATGTTGGATAGGCACCAGGTTTAAAAGGTGTTGTTCTATTGAAAAAGATCAGGATTGCAATTCTATGTTTCTGTATGGCAATCAGGTGCAAAAAATTATGCCAGGAGGCCAGGAAATGTTAGTATTCGTGTATCCATCTGTATTTCATCATGATAAGAGGGGTGTTTGTTATATTAAAGTGACGTGTAAGTGCGGATATAAAAccaaatcaaaaatattagaaattccTTTTGATACAAGAATTACAAAATTAAGAAGAAAATCGCGAGAGTTAAAAAAGTATATTGGACAAAAAGTAATAAGAAATTGTGACTCTATTGATGAGGATGCTTTGGATGACTGTTCTCCGGTAGATTGTGGAGTGAAGTATATGGACGAAAAACctttttatgatgaaaatatgAACAGATGTGTCCGAGCAGCAACATGTATTGGAGATCTCAAAAATGATTTACCAACGTTAGCCTATCTGCCGACAGTAAATTTATGTAGAGATTTAGAGCACCCGGTAGAAATTCAAGACATCTATGCCATCAAAAATGGTTTGAGTATAATAGTTAAAGAAATACCGAACGTTGCAAAAGATTTAAAAGCAGAAATAGAGTCAAACTGTTCAACTGTGTCCCAAAAATTAAGTCTCCTTGAGGACATATTACAGGGAAAAATGAATCCTTATCCGAAAGGAGTAAAAGTAGATTACAGCAACACGTGCAAAATTACAATACTATCTATACTAGGTTATATTCTAGGCTTATGTTCATTAATTGTGGCCTTCGCCTGCTGCATGTATACCTTGAAATGGATACACATGAAATGCCAAAATGGAGAGTTTCAAGATGAGTGGATCAATATGAAgcaaaaaattcataaaaactgTTCAGGAAAGAAGGAGAATAAATGTGGACTTGGTCGGAGTAGCTGGAGAGCTATGCCTCGGTCTTCAAGCAGAAATGTCAGAGATGGCTTGCTACGTGATGTTATCAACTCTAGTATACCAATGGAATTGAGGAATAGCGTGATAGACGTGTGCGGCAGGGTTAGAAGAGAAGTGAAATGGAAGAAGAGGTATCGAGTAGCGCAGACGGGAACACCGTTCGAGTGCGACGGAGATGGCACTATATCAAGTGCGTCGTCGGCTGATTCGTTGAGAGCCAATACAAGTGTCAGTAGTGAAGACGAAAAATTGTTGGAATAA